A single genomic interval of Rhododendron vialii isolate Sample 1 chromosome 3a, ASM3025357v1 harbors:
- the LOC131319814 gene encoding 3-oxoacyl-[acyl-carrier-protein] synthase I, chloroplastic-like isoform X2: MAEIASGSLMVFHSSHKATLHTWPVSSFPPNISSSRQKQSGQVRAMASPISAPKRETDPKKRIVITGMGLVSVLGNDVDTFYNKLLNGESGIRRIDRFDASDYPVQIAGQVPDFSADGFIDGNRYQNLDDCWKFCLFAAKTALQDANLSPQVLKTLDRSKMGAVMGSGAGGIKTLYNAVDALLKQDYSKVLTSYYPNNMGPALLAIETGFTGPIYSISTACASSNYCLYAAANHIIKGEAQVMVAGGTDSGVIPSGICGFMACKALSSRNDEPQKASRPWDKGRDGFVLSEGSGVLVMESLEHATKRGANIIAEYLGGAISSDAHHLTDPRSDGSGVASCISKSLKIAGVSPEEVNYVNAHATSTRVGDLAEVSAIKKVFKNQRELKMNGTKARLQVSSS, encoded by the exons ATGGCAGAGATAGCCAGTGGTAGTTTAATGGTGTTCCACTCCTCCCACAAAGCAACACTGCACACCTGGCCAGTGtcttcttttcctccaaacatTTCTTCTTCAA GACAAAAGCAAAGTGGACAAGTGAGGGCCATGGCTTCCCCAATTTCAGCTCCAAAAAGAGAGACAGATCCAAAGAAGAGGATTGTGATAACAGGAATGGGGCTTGTATCAGTGCTTGGAAATGATGTTGACACATTCTACAACAAGCTGCTCAATGGAGAGAGTGGTATTCGACGAATTGACAGGTTTGATGCCTCCGATTACCCGGTCCAAATTGCCGGTCAGGTCCCGGATTTCTCGGCAGATGGCTTTATTGATGGAAACAGATATCAGAATCTTGATGACTGCTGGAAGTTTTGCCTGTTTGCAGCAAAAACAGCTCTCCAAGATGCCAATCTTAGTCCCCAAGTCCTCAAAACT CTGGATAGGTCTAAAATGGGAGCGGTGATGGGATCGGGAGCAGGTGGCATCAAAACTCTATACAATGCGGTGGATGCTCTTCTAAAACAAGACTACAGCAAGGTTTTAACCTCGTACTATCCAAACAATATGGGTCCAGCACTTCTAGCCATAGAAACCGGCTTTACAGGTCCGATCTACTCCATCTCAACAGCCTGCGCGAGTTCCAATTACTGCCTTTACGCTGCGGCAAATCACATCATAAAAGGGGAAGCACAAGTCATGGTGGCCGGTGGGACGGACTCTGGAGTGATACCGAGTGGCATCTGTGGGTTCATGGCTTGCAAAGCTCTGTCAAGCAGGAATGACGAGCCCCAAAAGGCTTCGAGGCCGTGGGATAAAGGCCGTGATGGTTTTGTCCTGAGTGAAGGCTCTGGTGTACTG GTTATGGAGAGCTTGGAACATGCAACCAAGCGAGGAGCAAATATCATAGCAGAATACCTAGGAGGTGCAATATCCTCTGATGCTCATCACCTGACCGATCCTCGCTCTGATGGATCTGGAGTTGCATCCTGCATATCCAAGAGCCTGAAGATTGCCGGAGTATCTCCAGAAGAG GTGAATTACGTAAATGCTCACGCAACGTCCACACGAGTAGGAGATTTAGCAGAGGTCAGTGCAATAAAGAAGGTTTTCAAGAACCAGCGAGAACTAAAGATGAATGGAACAAAGGCAAGATTACAAGTGTCAAGTTCATGA
- the LOC131319818 gene encoding uncharacterized protein LOC131319818, with translation MGADQPQPSRSPLKLSLSSLPSQRIEPPGLVTPPLQPMASVPFLWEEAPGKPRPFFPVATSPPPPKPKVARCLDLPPRLLLTEGKMTNTPSPTTVLDGPYSGGRTLSHTMSFTFGKASFRIPEGKKQIGKERGNFSSLRWEESFNENYDCESGGILDFSPSAGDFPESFAPEPEITRTRKRSSFFGSSKSNFWTSIYESVKQAVPWRRKQEKTRRMNYSYV, from the exons atgggagcCGATCAGCCGCAACCAAGCCGGTCCCCGCTGAAGCTGTCCCTGTCCTCCCTGCCAAGCCAGCGGATCGAGCCGCCGGGACTTGTGACACCGCCGCTCCAACCAATGGCTTCGGTTCCGTTCCTGTGGGAGGAGGCGCCAGGGAAGCCGCGGCCCTTCTTCCCTGTCGCCACCTCGCCGCCGCCTCCGAAGCCCAAGGTGGCGAGGTGCTTAGACCTCCCCCCGAGGCTTCTATTGACCGAGGGGAAGATGACCAACACGCCCTCCCCCACCACGGTACTCGACGGGCCTTACTCCGGCGGCCGCACCCTGTCCCACACGATGTCGTTTACTTTTGGCAAGGCGTCGTTTAGGATACCCGAAGGGAAGAAGCAGATTGGAAAGGAGAGGGGGAACTTCAGTTCTTTGAGGTGGGAGGAGAGTTTCAATGAAAACTATGACTGTGAGTCCGGGGGTATTTTGGACTTTTCACCTTCGGCTGGTGATTTCCCGGAGAGTTTTGCCCCAGAGCCGGAGATCACGAGGACTAGAAAGAGAAGCAGCTTCTTCGGTTCGTCCAAGTCTAACTTCTGG ACGAGCATTTATGAAAGCGTTAAGCAAGCGGTGCCATGGAGGCGTAAACAAGAAAAGACGAGAAGGATGAACTACAGCTACGTCTGA
- the LOC131319817 gene encoding protein RKD4: MFFDSFDQLMNNFPEFDQCHVPYMNNPITHFDFNDFEAINGDISSWDLSLPSFYEDIGIDTNKLLNPMAENFGHFQGIASGSSAIKSEVPVAIQGNCKSSSSVNEGERIRQTSGGMRAKSAALELDEIKKYFDVPITKAAKELKVGLTVLKKRCRELNIMRWPHRKIKSLKSLIHNVKELGLTTEIGVLEEHKRMLEKLPELELTERTKKLRQACFKANYKRRRSLATALSNV; encoded by the exons ATGTTTTTCGACAGCTTCGACCAACTGATGAACAATTTTCCGGAATTCGATCAATGCCATGTTCCCTACATGAATAACCCCATTACCCATTTTGATTTCAATGATTTCGAAGCTATCAACGGTGACATCAGCTCGTGGGACCTTAGCCTACCATCGTTTTACGAAGATATTGGCATTGATACTAATAAGCTGCTAAACCCGATGGCCgaaaattttggtcattttcaGGGCATTGCTAGCGGATCAAGTGCGATCAAAAGTGAAGTCCCAGTCGCAATTCAGGGGAATTGTAAGAGCTCTTCAAGCGTGAACGAGGGGGAAAGAATCAGGCAAACTAGTGGTGGAATGAGAGCAAAGTCTGCGGCCTTAGAACTTGATGAGATCAAAAAGTACTTTGATGTTCCGATAACTAAAGCGGCCAAGGAGTTGAAAGTTGGATTGACTGTGCTCAAGAAGAGATGCAGAGAGCTAAACATCATGAGGTGGCCGCACCGCAAGATTAAGAGCTTAAAATCACTCATTCACAATGTCAAG GAGTTGGGATTGACAACAGAAATAGGGGTGTTAGAAGAGCACAAGAGGATGCTAGAGAAGCTCCCGGAACTCGAATTGACTGAAAGAACCAAGAAGCTGAGACAGGCCTGTTTCAAGGCCAATTACAAGAGAAGGAGGTCTCTTGCTACTGCTCTTTCTAATGTCTAA
- the LOC131319814 gene encoding 3-oxoacyl-[acyl-carrier-protein] synthase I, chloroplastic-like isoform X1 has translation MAEIASGSLMVFHSSHKATLHTWPVSSFPPNISSSRQKQSGQVRAMASPISAPKRETDPKKRIVITGMGLVSVLGNDVDTFYNKLLNGESGIRRIDRFDASDYPVQIAGQVPDFSADGFIDGNRYQNLDDCWKFCLFAAKTALQDANLSPQVLKTLDRSKMGAVMGSGAGGIKTLYNAVDALLKQDYSKVLTSYYPNNMGPALLAIETGFTGPIYSISTACASSNYCLYAAANHIIKGEAQVMVAGGTDSGVIPSGICGFMACKALSSRNDEPQKASRPWDKGRDGFVLSEGSGVLVMESLEHATKRGANIIAEYLGGAISSDAHHLTDPRSDGSGVASCISKSLKIAGVSPEEVNYVNAHATSTRVGDLAEVSAIKKVFKNQRELKMNGTKSMIGHAIGAAGALEAIATVKAIATGWLHPTINQYNLEPEVTIDTIPNGKIKHDVNVAISNSFGFGGHNSAVVFAPFTP, from the exons ATGGCAGAGATAGCCAGTGGTAGTTTAATGGTGTTCCACTCCTCCCACAAAGCAACACTGCACACCTGGCCAGTGtcttcttttcctccaaacatTTCTTCTTCAA GACAAAAGCAAAGTGGACAAGTGAGGGCCATGGCTTCCCCAATTTCAGCTCCAAAAAGAGAGACAGATCCAAAGAAGAGGATTGTGATAACAGGAATGGGGCTTGTATCAGTGCTTGGAAATGATGTTGACACATTCTACAACAAGCTGCTCAATGGAGAGAGTGGTATTCGACGAATTGACAGGTTTGATGCCTCCGATTACCCGGTCCAAATTGCCGGTCAGGTCCCGGATTTCTCGGCAGATGGCTTTATTGATGGAAACAGATATCAGAATCTTGATGACTGCTGGAAGTTTTGCCTGTTTGCAGCAAAAACAGCTCTCCAAGATGCCAATCTTAGTCCCCAAGTCCTCAAAACT CTGGATAGGTCTAAAATGGGAGCGGTGATGGGATCGGGAGCAGGTGGCATCAAAACTCTATACAATGCGGTGGATGCTCTTCTAAAACAAGACTACAGCAAGGTTTTAACCTCGTACTATCCAAACAATATGGGTCCAGCACTTCTAGCCATAGAAACCGGCTTTACAGGTCCGATCTACTCCATCTCAACAGCCTGCGCGAGTTCCAATTACTGCCTTTACGCTGCGGCAAATCACATCATAAAAGGGGAAGCACAAGTCATGGTGGCCGGTGGGACGGACTCTGGAGTGATACCGAGTGGCATCTGTGGGTTCATGGCTTGCAAAGCTCTGTCAAGCAGGAATGACGAGCCCCAAAAGGCTTCGAGGCCGTGGGATAAAGGCCGTGATGGTTTTGTCCTGAGTGAAGGCTCTGGTGTACTG GTTATGGAGAGCTTGGAACATGCAACCAAGCGAGGAGCAAATATCATAGCAGAATACCTAGGAGGTGCAATATCCTCTGATGCTCATCACCTGACCGATCCTCGCTCTGATGGATCTGGAGTTGCATCCTGCATATCCAAGAGCCTGAAGATTGCCGGAGTATCTCCAGAAGAG GTGAATTACGTAAATGCTCACGCAACGTCCACACGAGTAGGAGATTTAGCAGAGGTCAGTGCAATAAAGAAGGTTTTCAAGAACCAGCGAGAACTAAAGATGAATGGAACAAAG TCAATGATTGGTCATGCTATAGGAGCAGCTGGTGCTTTAGAAGCAATAGCAACAGTAAAAGCAATCGCTACTGGCTGGCTACATCCGACTATAAACCAATAT aatttggAACCGGAGGTTACAATTGACACTATACCGAATGGCAAGATAAAGCATGATGTCAACGTTG CTATCTCCAACTCTTTCGGCTTCGGCGGACACAACTCGGCGGTTGTTTTTGCTCCCTTTACACCCTAA